The Bradyrhizobium oligotrophicum S58 genome contains the following window.
CGCGATGGGCAAGGCGCGGTCCGACCTGAAGGACTACGACGCCGCCTTTTCGCATCTGCAAAAGGCCAACGCGCTCAAGCGCAAGACCTTCGACTACGATTCCGAGCAGCGGCTCGGCATGATGCGGAACGTCGCCGACCGCTTCACGCCCGAATTCTTCCGCAAGGTCGTGGGGCACGGTGACGACTCCTGGGCGCCCATCTTCATCGTCGGAATGCCGCGTTCCGGAACCACGCTGATGGAGCAGGTGCTGGCGAGCCACTCGAAGGTCTTCGGCGCCGGCGAACTGGAGACCTTCAAGGAGCTGGTCGGCGAATGCGCCAACCGGCAGAAGGTGGTTCCGGCCTACCCGGATCTCATCATGATGCTGCCGCCCGAGGAGATGACGAAGCTCGGGCAGGAGTACACCGCCCGCGTCCGGGTGCTGGCGCCGGAAGCCGAGCACATCGTCGACAAGATGCCGCTGAACTTCCTGTTCGTCGGATTGATCCATGCGGCGTTCCCGCGCGCCCGGATCATCAACACGCGCCGCGACCCGCTCGACAATTGCATCTCATGCTATCAGCTGCTGTTCACCGGGTCCCAGCCATTCGCCTACGACCTCACCGAGCTCGGCCACTACTACAGGGGCTATGAGAGCGTGATGGAGCACTGGCACCAGGTGCTGCCGCCCGGCATCCTCATGGACGTTCAGTACGAGGATCTGGTCGATGATCTCGAGGGCGTCTCGCGCCGAGTCCTCGCGCATTGTGGCCTCGACTGGGAGGACGCCTGCCTCGACTTCCATCGCACCGAGCGCATGGTGCGCACCGCGAGCCTGATGCAGGTGCGCGAGCCCATCTATCGCCGTTCGATCGGAAGCTGGCGCCGCTACGAGAAGCATCTCGGTCCGCTCTGCGCGGCGCTCGGCATCGACGACCCGCCGCCGCCGGCCGAAACGAAATGACCGGCCGCAAATAACCGGGTGCTGTTGCCCAGGGATCGGTGACAGGCGCGGCACCCGGCTATCCGGCCGCGCGGCGGTGCGGCTTACATATTGTGCTCTACGGCCTTTAAGAAATTATCTTCATCATATGCAGACCCGTCAGTTTTAGTACGCAGACGACAGCTGATTACACAATCAAAAGTTGCATTGATGAAATGTGAGTTGAACCCGGCCTCGCCTTGTTCGTAGATCGGTCAAATCACTTCGCCGGGGGCCAATGACAACGCTCGCGATCGGACGGCCCGGTCGGGACGACTGATAGTTCGGTCCATTAGTTCGATCGGTATCAGCCAGCCGTCTTGGCCGTCGTGTGCGAGTGCTGCTGCCGGCTGGGCCAGCAGCGGGACGACGAACGCACGACCGCCTCGAGCCGTGCTGCATGAACCGTTTCATGTTGTTGCTGACCGGGAACAAGGCGATGGCGTTGCCGTGGCGTCACGGGCATTCGGGCGCCGAGCCGTGAGGCGTCCTCATCCGGCCGAACGGAGGTCCGAGGCGACATCTGTTCTCTCGGGACCGGAGGATTTGGCAGACGACTTGGCAGGCGACTTGGCCAGCTTCCAAACGGCCGCGCCGGCCCGGGCTTGTGATGAAACCGTAGTGGGCGCTTGACCTGGACGCCAAGGCTTGGTTTGACCCGAAGGCTTGGTTTGACCCGATTTCGTCCGCTGCGGAGCCTGCCTGACCGGCTCCCGGCCCCGCCCCAACCGTGGAAGATCCCTGACATGCGTATCACCCTCGTCGGCTCCCGCCATTTCGGTGTGGCCACACTGAACATGCTGCGCGAGAGAGGCATCGAGATCGCGCGCGTGGTCGTGCATGACGGCGAGGACCGGCTTGCCGCTGCGGCGCGGGCGGCCGGGATCGATGTCGTGGTCCAGGCCGATCCGAAAGTGGTGCCCGCCAGCGATATCGCTCCCGGGACGGACCTGATCGTCACGGCCCATAGCCATGCCCGCGTCACCCAGGAGGCGGTCGCCACCGCTCGGCTGGGCGGCATCGGCTACCATCCGTCGCTGCTGCCGCGGCATCGCGGCCTGGCGGCCGTGGAATGGACCATCAAAGAGGGCGATCCGGTCGCCGGCGGCACCGTCTATCATCTGGCCGAGCGGATGGACGCAGGCGCGATCGCCGCCCAGGATTGGTGCTTCGTCAAGAAGGGCGAGACGGCGCGCGAATTGTGGGAGCGTGCACTGGCGCCGCTCGGCCTCAAGCTGCTTGGCGACGTCGTCGAATCAGCCAAGGCGAACGGTGCGATTCCAGCCAAGCCGCAGGACGAGCAGTTCGCGACCAAGGCCCCCAGCCTCGGGCCGCACTGAACCGAGATCACGAAACGGTCGGACCGCTGCAGACACATCCATGCCGCCGCAATCGGCGTCGGCGGCCTGCTCGGCCGACGGTTTCGCCTGCCAAAGCAAGATATGGCGACGGGGGCCTCACCTGCTGGGCGAAGGCGCAATTTGCTCACAATGCCGCCGGAATGGCTCAGGGCCGGGTTTTGCATTAATCCTTAATATGCTGAATTCGCTCGGTTAATTTCCGTTTCGGCAGTGCGGCAAACTTTCGTCACATTTCTTCCAAATAAGCTTCTCATCACAGACATTGAGGGACATCGATTCATGCGTCTCGACCGCATTGGAATGGCTTTCGTCGCGTCGATCCTGGCAGGCAGTGCAGCCGCCCCCGCTTTCGCCCAGTCGCCCTATGATGGCCAGTGGCAGGTCACGATCGTCACCAGCAGCGGCAGCTGCGAGCCCACCGCAAGCTCGACCCTGATCGTCGCGGACGGTAAGATTTCTGCGGCCGGCGCCAACGTATCGGGTTCGATCGGGCGCGAAGGCCTCGTGAAGGTCTCGATCAACGGCGCATACGCGAATGGACAGCTCAGCGGCAATTCGGGGTCGGGCAAGTGGAACGGAGCGTCGGCAG
Protein-coding sequences here:
- a CDS encoding formyltransferase family protein; the encoded protein is MRITLVGSRHFGVATLNMLRERGIEIARVVVHDGEDRLAAAARAAGIDVVVQADPKVVPASDIAPGTDLIVTAHSHARVTQEAVATARLGGIGYHPSLLPRHRGLAAVEWTIKEGDPVAGGTVYHLAERMDAGAIAAQDWCFVKKGETARELWERALAPLGLKLLGDVVESAKANGAIPAKPQDEQFATKAPSLGPH